Within Campylobacter jejuni, the genomic segment CAATATGACCTGTTTCCACTTTAAAATCAATCCCTTTAACAGCTTCAATTAATCCATAATAAACATGCAAATCTTTAACTATTAGCATCAAAATCCCCTAAATACGCAGCAATTACTTCTTTATGATTTACAGCATCGCAAAGTTTACCTTCAAAAATTGTTTTTCCATAATCAAGCACCAATACGCGATCACACAATTTATTGACAAATTTCATATCATGCTCTATAAGCAAAACGCTAATTTTATAATCTTTTCGTAATTTAAAAATGAGCTCAGCAAGTTCATCACTCTCAGAGCTATTCATCCCAGCGGCTGGCTCATCGAGCAATAATAATCTTGGCTGAGTAGCCATTGCTCTTGCAATCTCAACTTTTCTTTGTTGTCCATAACTCAAACTAGTAGCCTTTTCATAGGCAAATTCTGCAATACCAAGTTCTTCTAATATTGCATAAGCCTTCTCTTTAAATACTTGTTCTATTTTTCCAAAACGCCCTAAATGCAAAAAGGCTTCAAAAATATTATATTTCATTTGTTTATTAAAACCAATAAGAACATTTTCAAGCACATTCATGCTTGAAAAAAGCCTAATATTTTGAAATGTTCTAGCTATTCCTAAATGCACAATCTTATGAGGTTTTAAGTGATCAATTCTTTCTCCTAGAAATTCAACCGAACCTGAACTAGGTTTATAGTTACCTGTTATAATATTAAAAAGAGTTGTTTTGCCAGCCCCATTAGGTCCAATTAAAGCAAAAATTTCACCCTCATTGATTTTAAAAGAAGTTTCATTAATAGCCTTAACACTACCAAAACTTTTTGAAATTTGTTTTAATTCCAAAATCATTTTTTGCTCCTTTTAAAACGCTTTTTAATCCCTCTAATCACATCACTCAACTCATAATAACCCATTATGCCTTTTCTTGCAAAAAGCATTACTAAAATCAGAACAATAGAAAAAACAACCATTCTAAGCCCTGGCGTTGATTGGATATCAAGATTTAAAGAATCTATTTTTATATTTAACTCATCTAAAAATCTAAGCCACTCACTTCCACCAATAACCAATATCGCACCTATAATAGCACCTGTAGTAGAACCAAGTCCACCTAAAACAATAATAATCAAAAGCTGAAAAGTAAGTAAAAAATCAAATTGAGTTGGAGATACGGTAGTCAACAGACAAGCTAAAAGTCCGCCACCTACACCTTCTAAAAATGCTGAAGTGCTAAAAGCTAAAGTTTTTATCCAAAAAGTATTTATTCCCATAGCACTTGCAGCATCTTCATCATCTCTTATAGCCTTCATTGCACGACCATATTTAGAATAAACTATATTTAAAATTAAAATAACCGCTACAATAGCAATACCACCTGTCCAATAGATCGTGGAAAATTGTGGAATATCTGCCAGTCCTCTTGAGCCATTAGTAATAGAAGGAAAATTAATAGCAGCTATTTTAATAATTATTCCAAAGCCTAAAGTTACAATAGCCAAATAATCCCCTCTCACGCGAAATACAGCAAAAGCCAAAATCAGGGCAAGTAAAGATGAACAAATTCCAGCCACAATTAAAGCTAGAATAAAGGAATTTGAATGGATGGCTAAAATAAAAGAACTAGGACCATCTAAAAAAAACTGATCATTTTTCGCATCAGCACTTAAAAGAACTAAAGCAGCCGCATAAGCTCCAATCGCAACAAATCCATTGGGTTCTAGTGAAAATTGTCCAGTTACACCATTAATAAGGTTGTAACTCACAGCCAAAATAATAAAAATAGCAATTTGATTAACAATGTTTAATCCATAGTCCCCAAAAATATAAGGAGAAATGAAAATAAAAATAATTGAAGCAATTAAAAAGATTAAATGTGAAACCTTAATTTTAACCATCATTAAAACCTACTCTTTTCAAAATTTATACCTAAAATTCCCGTAGGCCTAAATAACAATATAAACACCAAAAAAATAAAAGCAAATGCATCTTTAAAGCCTGATAAATCTGGAAAAAAAGCCACAACAACAACTTCGGTAAATCCTATAATAAGTCCACCCAAAACTGCACCTACTACAGAACCTATACCTCCTAAAACTGCAGCAGCAAAAGCTTTTAAACCTATTAAAGTTCCCATAGTAGGTTCAACAGAGTAATAATTTGCAGCCCAAAAAACACCCCCAACTGCTGCCAAAGCTGAACCTAGGGCAAAAACTATAGCAATAATACGATTTGCATCTATACCCATTAAATTTACTGTTTGTATATCAAATGCCAAAGCACGAATAGCTATACCATATTTGCTTTTATACAAAATCCATAACACTGCTATTAAAATAACAAATGTAAGAGCAGGAACCATTAAAGAACCATAAGTTGTTATCACTCCGCCAAAATTAACACTTTCCTCAAAATAACTTGGCGGTGTAAAAGTTCTAGGTGTTGAAGTAAAAAGCATATTAAAAAGATTTTGCAAGAAAAAACTAATACCAATTGCTGTAATCAACAATGAAATTCTAGGAGCCTGTCTTAAAGGTTTATAGGCGATTCTATCTGTAGCTATTCCAACACAAGCAGCAAAAATCATTGCCAAAGACAAAGCTCCTAGAAAAGGAACATTTAGATTAGTCATGCAAAAAAGAGCTGCATAAGCACCAACCATCATAATATCGCCGTGAGCAAAATTAATAAGTCTTAGCACGCCATAAACCATAGTATAGCCAACAGCAATAAGGGCATACATACTGCCCAAACTAAGTCCATTAACAAGTTGTTGTAAAAATAAAGTAGAATCCATAATCTTTCTATTTTTCCTTTAAGGATTGATAATATCTTTATAATTTTGCTTTTGATTTTTAATTTCTTTAACCACTACAGAACGAGTTGCATTTCCTGTTTGATCAATACTGATAACACCAGAAACACCTTGATAATTTTTAGTTTGGTGAATTTTTTCATTGACACACTTACTAGTAAGATTTTCAACGCAAGCATTCATAGCGTTTAGCATTACAAAATACGCATCAGCCCCCATAGCTGAAAAATTTGGAACTTCTTTTGTTCCTTTAGCTTTTTCATAAACACTGATAAATTCTTTGCTTAATTTTGTAGTTGGATTATTAGCATCAAAACTATCTGTGAAAATATAACCCTCGCTTGCATCTCCAGCTAAACTAATAAAAGTTTGATCTGCAACTCCGTCTGCAGAACCCATAGGAATATTTAAACCTGCAAGTTTTGATTGTCTTGCAAATAAAGAAGCTTCACTATAATAAAGCGGTAAAAAAATAAATTCTGGATTTAAACTTTTAACTTGAGCTACAATAGCTCTAAAATCTTTATCACCTGAATTAACTCTTAAAATTCTAAGAATTTGACCACCATTAGACTTGTACTGTTTTTCAAAAGCTTTTGCTAAACCTAAGGAATAGTCAGTACTTTGATCTACTACAATAACAGCACTTTTGTAATTAAGTTTTGAAAAAACATATTTTGCTAAAGATGAACCTTGAAAACTATCCATAAAACATACTCGAGAAGAATATATTTTTTTATCAAGCAATCTATCACCAGTTGCAGCAGGAGCGATCAATGGAATTTTATTATCTTCTGCTACGCGCATAACTTGCAATGTATTAGCAGTAACCATTTCCCCTATAAGACCTATAACTTTATCTTGAGAAACTAAACGATTTGCTCCACTCGAAGATTCTAATTTATCACCTTTAGTATCAATAATAGCAAGAGAAACCTTATCTCCATTACTTAAAGTTGATTGCATTGAATTTGCAAGTTTAATCCCTTCTAGTGCACTTTGTCCATATGCTGCAGTAGCTCCGCTAAGTGGTAAAACAACTCCTATTTTGACTTCCGCAGCACTTAAACTTAAACTTAGAATACTTGCTAAAATTAAACTTTTTTTCATTCTCTACCTTTATTTTAGTAATTATGGATTTATAATTGTTTTATAATTTTGTTTTTGATTTTGAATTTCTTTAATCACAACAGAACGAATGGCATTACCGCTTTCATCTATGGTAATCACACCACCAACAGCTTGAAAATCTTTAGTTTGATGAATTTTGCTATTAATACATTCGCTGCTAAGATTATCAACGCAAGCATTCATAGCATTCAACATTACAAAATACGCATCAGCCCCCATAGCCGAAAATGCTGGAAGTTCTTTTGTTCCTTTAACTTTCTCATAAGCTGCAACAAAATCTTTTCCTAATTGTGTAGATGGATTGTTATAATCAAAACTATCAGTGAAAATTACTCCATTGACAGCACTTCCGCCAAGATCTATAAAAGTTTGATTATTAACACCATCTCCTGCTGCTAAAAGTTTATCAAAACCAATTTGTCTTGCTTGTCTCGCAATTAAAGCAGCTTCAGGATGATAAATAGGCATATAAACAAAATCAGGATTTAAACTCTTAAGTTGAGAAACCACAGCTCTAAAATCTTTATCTCCTGAATTAATAACAAGTTTTTTTATAATTTTCCCACCATTATTCTTAAAAGAATTTTCAAAAGCTCTTGCCAAACCTAAAGAATAAACATTACTTTGATCTATGATGATAACAGCATTTTTAAGCCCTAAATCCTTAGATACATAAGTAGCAAATTTATCTCCTTGAAAACTGTCTTTAAAACAAACTCTACTTGCATATTTCTTTTTATCTAGCAATTTATCTCCAGATGCCACTGGAGCTATTAGAGGAATTTTTTTCTCTTCTGCTATAGAAATAGCTTGAATGGTATTTGGAGTTGTAGCTTCACCAATAATCCCAAGGACTTTATCTGTTGCTATTAAACGATTAACTCCGTTTGAAGTTTCAAGTTTATCTCCTTTTGTATCTATTGTGA encodes:
- the livG gene encoding ABC transporter ATP-binding protein, which encodes MILELKQISKSFGSVKAINETSFKINEGEIFALIGPNGAGKTTLFNIITGNYKPSSGSVEFLGERIDHLKPHKIVHLGIARTFQNIRLFSSMNVLENVLIGFNKQMKYNIFEAFLHLGRFGKIEQVFKEKAYAILEELGIAEFAYEKATSLSYGQQRKVEIARAMATQPRLLLLDEPAAGMNSSESDELAELIFKLRKDYKISVLLIEHDMKFVNKLCDRVLVLDYGKTIFEGKLCDAVNHKEVIAAYLGDFDANS
- the livM gene encoding branched-chain amino acid ABC transporter permease — its product is MMVKIKVSHLIFLIASIIFIFISPYIFGDYGLNIVNQIAIFIILAVSYNLINGVTGQFSLEPNGFVAIGAYAAALVLLSADAKNDQFFLDGPSSFILAIHSNSFILALIVAGICSSLLALILAFAVFRVRGDYLAIVTLGFGIIIKIAAINFPSITNGSRGLADIPQFSTIYWTGGIAIVAVILILNIVYSKYGRAMKAIRDDEDAASAMGINTFWIKTLAFSTSAFLEGVGGGLLACLLTTVSPTQFDFLLTFQLLIIIVLGGLGSTTGAIIGAILVIGGSEWLRFLDELNIKIDSLNLDIQSTPGLRMVVFSIVLILVMLFARKGIMGYYELSDVIRGIKKRFKRSKK
- the livH gene encoding branched-chain amino acid ABC transporter permease — its product is MDSTLFLQQLVNGLSLGSMYALIAVGYTMVYGVLRLINFAHGDIMMVGAYAALFCMTNLNVPFLGALSLAMIFAACVGIATDRIAYKPLRQAPRISLLITAIGISFFLQNLFNMLFTSTPRTFTPPSYFEESVNFGGVITTYGSLMVPALTFVILIAVLWILYKSKYGIAIRALAFDIQTVNLMGIDANRIIAIVFALGSALAAVGGVFWAANYYSVEPTMGTLIGLKAFAAAVLGGIGSVVGAVLGGLIIGFTEVVVVAFFPDLSGFKDAFAFIFLVFILLFRPTGILGINFEKSRF
- the livK gene encoding ABC transporter substrate-binding protein: MKKSLILASILSLSLSAAEVKIGVVLPLSGATAAYGQSALEGIKLANSMQSTLSNGDKVSLAIIDTKGDKLESSSGANRLVSQDKVIGLIGEMVTANTLQVMRVAEDNKIPLIAPAATGDRLLDKKIYSSRVCFMDSFQGSSLAKYVFSKLNYKSAVIVVDQSTDYSLGLAKAFEKQYKSNGGQILRILRVNSGDKDFRAIVAQVKSLNPEFIFLPLYYSEASLFARQSKLAGLNIPMGSADGVADQTFISLAGDASEGYIFTDSFDANNPTTKLSKEFISVYEKAKGTKEVPNFSAMGADAYFVMLNAMNACVENLTSKCVNEKIHQTKNYQGVSGVISIDQTGNATRSVVVKEIKNQKQNYKDIINP
- the livJ gene encoding ABC transporter substrate-binding protein: MKKLTLTLSVLTMVNCLYAKDINIGVVLPLTGTVAAYGQDVFNGIELANKLQPKLSNGDVIKLITIDTKGDKLETSNGVNRLIATDKVLGIIGEATTPNTIQAISIAEEKKIPLIAPVASGDKLLDKKKYASRVCFKDSFQGDKFATYVSKDLGLKNAVIIIDQSNVYSLGLARAFENSFKNNGGKIIKKLVINSGDKDFRAVVSQLKSLNPDFVYMPIYHPEAALIARQARQIGFDKLLAAGDGVNNQTFIDLGGSAVNGVIFTDSFDYNNPSTQLGKDFVAAYEKVKGTKELPAFSAMGADAYFVMLNAMNACVDNLSSECINSKIHQTKDFQAVGGVITIDESGNAIRSVVIKEIQNQKQNYKTIINP